The segment AACTTGCCCAGGTAGCCGATCGCGTTGTCGCTGCGTGCATTCGGCAGATACGCGTCGAAGTTGCTCGGCGAATGAATCGACGGCCCGATGACGTCGGCGTTGGCGAGCGCATAGGCCGTCATGTTCATTTGCCTGCCGAGCGTGAGCGTTCCGTGATCGCTGCTCAGGCCCACGTTCGCCTGCCGGCCGAACAGCCGCCCGCCGTAATTGAACCCGCCCGTGCCGGGCTGGAAGCCGTTTTCCAGCACGAAGAACACCCGGTAGCCGCCGCCGACGTCTTCGGCACCTCTCACGCCCCACCGCGACGGCAATTCGCCGGTCAGATGCGGCATGCCCACCGCCGATCCGCCCTTCGCCGCATGGTTGTAGTACGAAACGCCGGTATCGACGATGCCGTACAGCGTCACACTGCCTTGTGCATGCGCGATGCCGGCTGCCGCCATCAGCGCCATTGCAAGCGCATTCCCCTTCACCATCGCCTTCAACGCCCCTGAATCGATATGCATGACTGAGTTTTTCCATGAGACAAACGACGCAGCGTTGCCGCGCGCGATCGGCCGCCGGCCTCGCGCCGGCGCCCCGCCGATCTGCCGCTCAGGACTGTTGCGCATGCGCCACCTGCCGCTCGCCGCCGGACACCGGGCGGCCGTGGTGCGAAGCCGAGCGCCGATGATCGATCAGTCCGACCGCGACGGCCGCCGCCAGCGCAGGCAGCCCGATCGCCATGAAGTTCTGTTCCAGCGGCAGATCGATGCCCACCAGCGCGCCGATGACGATCGGCGCCAGGATCGCGCCGCTGCGGCCGACGCCCAGCGTCCAGCCGATGCCCGTCGCACGGATCTCCATCGGATAGAACTGCCCCGCATACGCGCAGTTGACGATCTGCGTGCCGATGGTCGACGCGCCGGCCAGGCCGACCAGCACGAACAGCAGCGCGGTGGGCACCTCGTAGCCGAGCAGCGTGATCGACACCGCGGCGAGCAGATACATCGACACGAGCACTGTCTTGATCGGGAATCGATCGGCCAGCCAGCCGCCGCCGATTGCACCGACCATCGCGCCGGCGTTCAGCACCAGCACGAACGTCAGCGCGGAGCCGAGGCTGTAGCCCGCGCTCGCCATCAGCCTGGTCAGCCACGAGCTGAGCGCATACACCATGAACAGGCACATGAAGCACGCGATCCAGAACATGACCGTGCTGAGTCCGCGACCGTCGTCGAACAACCGGCGCACCGGCGCGTTGCCCGCGTTGCCCTCGCGCGGGACGACATAGCAGTCGCCCGCTTGAGGCCGGTACGCCGGATCGAGCCGGCGTGCGATGCGCGCGAGCTCGTCCGTCCTGCCGCGCCGGATCAGGAACGGCAGCGATTCCGGCATCCATTTCACGAGCAGCGGGACGAGCAGCACCGGCGCGCCCGCGGCGACGAACACGGACTGCCATCCGTACGCCTCGATCATCCCCTTGCCCATCACGGCCGCCAGCATGCCGCCGGCCGAATAGCCGCTGAACATGAGCGTCACCAGCGTGTTGCGCACGCGCCGCGGCGCGTACTCGGTCATGTGGGCGATCACGTTCGGCATCACGCCGCCGATGCCGATGCCCGCCAGGAAGCGGGCGGCGCCGAACAGCGCGGGCGTCGGCGCCAGCCCGGCCGCCGCGGTAAACACGCTGAACAGCGTCAGGCAGGCCGCGATGGCCCAGCGGCGCCCGATCCGCTCGGCGACGG is part of the Burkholderia ubonensis subsp. mesacidophila genome and harbors:
- a CDS encoding MFS transporter, whose amino-acid sequence is MRQINLQALSDDARLGTLHGVVLFWCALIIVFDGYDLAVAGIALPAIMNEMGVNPAQAGFMVSSALFGMMFGNIVFGTVAERIGRRWAIAACLTLFSVFTAAAGLAPTPALFGAARFLAGIGIGGVMPNVIAHMTEYAPRRVRNTLVTLMFSGYSAGGMLAAVMGKGMIEAYGWQSVFVAAGAPVLLVPLLVKWMPESLPFLIRRGRTDELARIARRLDPAYRPQAGDCYVVPREGNAGNAPVRRLFDDGRGLSTVMFWIACFMCLFMVYALSSWLTRLMASAGYSLGSALTFVLVLNAGAMVGAIGGGWLADRFPIKTVLVSMYLLAAVSITLLGYEVPTALLFVLVGLAGASTIGTQIVNCAYAGQFYPMEIRATGIGWTLGVGRSGAILAPIVIGALVGIDLPLEQNFMAIGLPALAAAVAVGLIDHRRSASHHGRPVSGGERQVAHAQQS